Proteins from a genomic interval of Rosa chinensis cultivar Old Blush chromosome 2, RchiOBHm-V2, whole genome shotgun sequence:
- the LOC112184026 gene encoding histone deacetylase 14 isoform X2, which yields MDLLSVPSSPSLAGNVLFLARQRFCNWRSPERLHLDAIFATDGILYKNLRRGRGCFSKTTEASSSFSNGTGESPYILVNTKPSDARIIYAVAPAMGHNQEAHPESHFRVPAIVQALDKLELTPKFRGSKVIELQNFRPASVDDITSVHTQSYVSGLEKAMDQASKDGLIFIEGSGPTYATVEVAESKNSRDPPTGFALIRPPGHHAIPKGPMGFCVFGNIAIAARYAQRAHGLKRVFIIDFDVHHGNGTNDAFYEDPDIFFLSTHQDGSYPGTGKFDEIGRGDGEGTTLNLPLPGGSGDTAMRTVFDEVIVPCAQRFKPDIILVSAGYDAHALDPLASLQFTTGTYYMLASSIQQLAKDICGGRCVFFLEGGYNLDSLSYSVADSFRAFLKEPSLAPTFDNPAMLYEEPSMKVKQAIQRVKHLHSL from the exons ATGGACCTCCTTTCAGTTCCTTCTTCCCCATCTTTGGCTG GGAATGTGTTGTTTTTGGCACGGCAGCGTTTTTGCAACTGGAGGAGTCCTGAAAGACTTCACTTGGATGCAATATTTGCAACAGATGGAATTTTGTATAAGAATTTGCGAAGAGGAAGGGGATGTTTCTCCAAAACAACAGAAGCTTCTAGTTCTTTTTCAAATGGTACTGGAGAAAGTCCATACATACTCGTTAATACAAAACCAAGTGATGCACGTATAATTTATGCCGTAGCTCCTGCCATGGGTCATAACCAG GAGGCTCATCCAGAATCTCACTTTAGAGTTCCTGCTATAGTGCAGGCTCTTGACAAATTGGAACTCACACCAAAG TTCCGTGGCTCGAAGGTTATTGAACTTCAAAACTTTAGGCCAGCATCAGTGGATGACATCACAAGTGTTCATACCCAATCATATGTATCAGGCCTTGAAAAG GCTATGGATCAAGCCTCAAAAGACGGCCTTATTTTTATAGAAGGCTCTGGACCAACATATGCAACTGTTGAG GTAGCAGAGTCAAAGAACAGCAGGGATCCACCTACAGGTTTTGCTTTAATAAGACCTCCAGGACACCATGCAATTCCAAAGGGTCCGATggggttttgtgtgtttggaaaTATTGCTATTGCAGCTCGTTATGCTCAGCGTGCACATGGCTTGAAGCGTGTCTTTATAATTGATTTTGATGTTCACCACGGGAATGGGACAAATGATGCTTTCTATGAGGATCCAGATATATTCTTCCTTTCAACTCACCAA GACGGGAGTTACCCTGGTACTGGAAAATTTGATGAGATAGGTCGCGGAGATGGCGAAGGAACGACACTAAATCTTCCTCTACCAGGTGGCTCGGGTGATACTGCCATGAGAACTGTGTTTGATGAAGTAATTGTGCCATGTGCTCAAAGGTTTAAGCCAGATATTATTCTCGTCTCTGCTGG GTATGATGCGCATGCATTGGATCCACTTGCAAGTTTGCAATTTACAACTGGAACATATTACATGCTAGCATCTAGCATTCAACAACTTGCCAAGGATATTTGTGGTGGTCGATGCGTGTTTTTCTTAGAAGGAGGATATAATCTCGACTCTCTTTCATATTCCGTTGCAGATTCATTTCGTGCTTTTCTTAAAGAGCCAAGTTTGGCGCCTACGTTTGACAACCCTGCCATGTTGTATGAAGAGCCATCAATGAAGGTTAAGCAGGCAATTCAGAGGGTTAAACATTTACATTCTTTGTGA
- the LOC112184026 gene encoding histone deacetylase 14 isoform X1, producing the protein MDLLSVPSSPSLAGNVLFLARQRFCNWRSPERLHLDAIFATDGILYKNLRRGRGCFSKTTEASSSFSNGTGESPYILVNTKPSDARIIYAVAPAMGHNQEAHPESHFRVPAIVQALDKLELTPKFRGSKVIELQNFRPASVDDITSVHTQSYVSGLEKAMDQASKDGLIFIEGSGPTYATVETFQESLIAAGAGIALIDSVVAESKNSRDPPTGFALIRPPGHHAIPKGPMGFCVFGNIAIAARYAQRAHGLKRVFIIDFDVHHGNGTNDAFYEDPDIFFLSTHQDGSYPGTGKFDEIGRGDGEGTTLNLPLPGGSGDTAMRTVFDEVIVPCAQRFKPDIILVSAGYDAHALDPLASLQFTTGTYYMLASSIQQLAKDICGGRCVFFLEGGYNLDSLSYSVADSFRAFLKEPSLAPTFDNPAMLYEEPSMKVKQAIQRVKHLHSL; encoded by the exons ATGGACCTCCTTTCAGTTCCTTCTTCCCCATCTTTGGCTG GGAATGTGTTGTTTTTGGCACGGCAGCGTTTTTGCAACTGGAGGAGTCCTGAAAGACTTCACTTGGATGCAATATTTGCAACAGATGGAATTTTGTATAAGAATTTGCGAAGAGGAAGGGGATGTTTCTCCAAAACAACAGAAGCTTCTAGTTCTTTTTCAAATGGTACTGGAGAAAGTCCATACATACTCGTTAATACAAAACCAAGTGATGCACGTATAATTTATGCCGTAGCTCCTGCCATGGGTCATAACCAG GAGGCTCATCCAGAATCTCACTTTAGAGTTCCTGCTATAGTGCAGGCTCTTGACAAATTGGAACTCACACCAAAG TTCCGTGGCTCGAAGGTTATTGAACTTCAAAACTTTAGGCCAGCATCAGTGGATGACATCACAAGTGTTCATACCCAATCATATGTATCAGGCCTTGAAAAG GCTATGGATCAAGCCTCAAAAGACGGCCTTATTTTTATAGAAGGCTCTGGACCAACATATGCAACTGTTGAG ACATTCCAGGAGTCACTGATTGCAGCTGGAGCAGGAATTGCCTTAATTGATTCAGTG GTAGCAGAGTCAAAGAACAGCAGGGATCCACCTACAGGTTTTGCTTTAATAAGACCTCCAGGACACCATGCAATTCCAAAGGGTCCGATggggttttgtgtgtttggaaaTATTGCTATTGCAGCTCGTTATGCTCAGCGTGCACATGGCTTGAAGCGTGTCTTTATAATTGATTTTGATGTTCACCACGGGAATGGGACAAATGATGCTTTCTATGAGGATCCAGATATATTCTTCCTTTCAACTCACCAA GACGGGAGTTACCCTGGTACTGGAAAATTTGATGAGATAGGTCGCGGAGATGGCGAAGGAACGACACTAAATCTTCCTCTACCAGGTGGCTCGGGTGATACTGCCATGAGAACTGTGTTTGATGAAGTAATTGTGCCATGTGCTCAAAGGTTTAAGCCAGATATTATTCTCGTCTCTGCTGG GTATGATGCGCATGCATTGGATCCACTTGCAAGTTTGCAATTTACAACTGGAACATATTACATGCTAGCATCTAGCATTCAACAACTTGCCAAGGATATTTGTGGTGGTCGATGCGTGTTTTTCTTAGAAGGAGGATATAATCTCGACTCTCTTTCATATTCCGTTGCAGATTCATTTCGTGCTTTTCTTAAAGAGCCAAGTTTGGCGCCTACGTTTGACAACCCTGCCATGTTGTATGAAGAGCCATCAATGAAGGTTAAGCAGGCAATTCAGAGGGTTAAACATTTACATTCTTTGTGA
- the LOC112184193 gene encoding LOW QUALITY PROTEIN: oxysterol-binding protein-related protein 2A (The sequence of the model RefSeq protein was modified relative to this genomic sequence to represent the inferred CDS: substituted 2 bases at 2 genomic stop codons): protein MGIESIDSSINVIEEEVSHHPTLIACHCEGRGSKFWADSNLRSKFWGRSIQLDPVGVLSVEFDDGXIFXWSKVTTNIYNLILSKLYCDHHGTMHIRGNREYSCKLKFKEQSILDRNPHQEKLPPTDSRLRPDQRHLENGEYEKANAEKKRLERRQRMCSVLISFWRVRHAWHKNLVNKCLDDEMRATISRRLHQAVDDICQRRGTDGLFVDFMEDFVDASDFVDYFKAT from the exons ATgggaattgaatcaattgattcaTCTAT CAATGTAATTGAGGAAGAGGTCAGTCACCACCCAACACTCATTGCTTGCCACTGTGAAGGTAGAGGGTCGAAGTTCTGGGCTGATAGCAATCTCCGGTCAAAATTTTGGGGGCGATCAATTCAGCTTGACCCTGTTGGAGTTCTAAGCGTGGAGTTTGATGATGGTTAAATTTTCTAGTGGAGCAAG GtcacaacaaatatatataatctcattcTCAGTAAACTTTATTGTGACCACCATGGTACAATGCACATACGGGGTAATCGTGAGTATTCATGCAAACTGAAGTTCAAAGAGCAATCCATTCTTGACCGAAATCCTCACCAG GAGAAGCTCCCACCCACGGATTCCAGACTCAGGCCAGACCAGCGGCACCTGGAGAATGGAGAATATGAAAAGGCGAATGCAGAGAAGAAGCGGTTGGAAAGAAGGCAAAGAATG TGCTCAGTGCTGATAAGCTTCTGGCGGGTTCGTCATGCATGGCATAAAAACTTGGTAAACAAATGTTTGGACGATGAGATGCGAGCTACAATATCAAGAAGGCTTCATCAGGCAGTAGATGACATATGTCAACGACGAGGAACAGATGGTTTGTTTGTGGATTTCATGGAAGATTTTGTTGATGCATCAGATTTTGTGGATTACTTTAAGGCAACCTGA